The genomic region GAGCGGAGGCTCATGGTCCTCCTCGAAGTGGAGTGGAGGCTCGGCTAAGCCTCAACACCAAAGGCGTTTTCTAAACCTCTTTTCTTTTACGAACCGACCAACTACTACGGTGTTGTGCACTCAGTGCAATCCATAATAAAAAGTAACAAAAATTTCTTGAGAAAAAGATGTACATATATACTCGTAAATTATTCTTTCGCCAAATCTAAGCTTTCGTCGTAGGCGGTGTCGTCTCCTGATCTAGAGAAAGGCTTTCCGCGTTGAGTTGGAGGCAAATGACCAAAAACTCGATCGATGATCGTGTCGGCTGGCTGGTCTCCTCCGACAATCCGCCGAATCTTTAGGCAGACAATCTTGTTCCTCCTTGCCTTAATGCTAGAAGGAAGGGAGTGTTGCGTTGCGTTGGAGTCTGTGGTATGCCGCTCCAGAGGTCTCATTAGACCAAGTGGTATGTCCCCGGTGCTACCCATGATCGTATTCAACGAGGTAATACTTTTACCatggcagatgttgatattttttcatataaatatggttaaactttgtgaagtttgactttagagaattttaatatgcagagtaaaaaggaccggagggagtacaaggaAAGTAAAAGTTATGCAAGTTGAAATGTTGCAGAAATTTTCCTTTTCAGTTTCTTTTCTCCACAAGGAAAACAGTCTCGATCGTTTCACCCTCTGAGTCTCTGAGGCTGAACCTGGTTGTTGTGGTTGAGCCCAACCACTCCACCGTCTTCCCCATTTCCAGATCCACACCAACGAGACCCAGCGAGCGGAGCACCATGGCAGAACCGCCACGGCaccgcacctcgccgccggcgctcccgcacgagctcgtcgaggagatcctcctccgcctcccacaCGACGACCCAGCCTGCCTCCTCCGCGCCTCCTTCGCCTGCAAGGCCTGGGGCCGCGCCGTCTCCCAGCCCGACTTCCGCGGCCGCTTCATCAAGGAGCACCAGCATCGGCCACTGCCCTTGATCGGCTTCCTCCACAACTGGGAGGACGAGCGCGTCCCCCGCTTCTTCTCCACCATCGCCTCGCCCTTCTCCCTCCCCGCCCCGGACCGCGCCTCCTGGCTCGCCCTCGACTGCCGCCACGGCCGCGCCCTCTTCCTCTCCGAGTCCGAGGGATCTGGTGCTCAGCAACTCCTTGTGTGGGATCTAAACACGGGCGTCCAGCGGCGCATACCAGTGCCCCCGCTGCACAGCAGCTACGTGTACAGGACCGCGGCCGTGCTCTGCCCAGCGGACGGGTGCGACCACCGCGACTGCAACGGGGGTCCCTTCCGCGTGGTCTTCGTCTTCACCATGGTCCGGTGTGTGCTGATGTGGCCCGGTGTCACGTCGGTGTGCGTCTACTCGTCAGAGACTGGCACGTGGTCCGGTGAACTGGGCAAGATTAGTCACCAGTTCCACGCGTTGACGTTTACATGTCATTCCAGCCTGCTCCTTGGGAGGTCTCTGCTCTACTTCATGTCCGACGGTGGGTTCATCCTAGAGTATGACTTGGCCAGCAACGTCCTGACTGGCTTCGAGACGCCATACAACAGCAACAAGCAGATATTTAACCTTATGGTGGCGGAGGATGGTGGAATAGGAGTTAGCGAAGGCTTCAGTTCCCATCTCAAACTGTGGTCAAGGGAGGAGAGTGATGCACAGTGGGTACTTAGCCGGGTCATCCACCTGCAAAATTCGCTCCCACCTGCTGCTCTCGTGGATGCAGAGGCTGAACTGATGGTATTGGGATTTGCCGAGGGAGTGAATGTCATTTTCGTTAACACGGTGGCTGGCCTCTTCACAATCGAGCTACAGTCGGAGCGGGTGAAGAAGGTGTGCGATGATCATGGCTTCTGTAATTTGATTCCAGTTGTCAGCTTCTACACTCCCGTGGACCGTCTCGAATACCAGGACCTGCTGCCGTCGATCCCTAGTGAGAATGTAGGTGATgaggaggggggagaggaggagaaaacAGTAGACGAGGCACAGCAGCTACTTGACAAGGggtccaatactatcaaggagggtgGCTTTGTCGACGCCGTTGAACGTGTCAGCCATGACCTCAATGCCAGGTGAGAGCTCTACTACTAAAAGCCTCCCCTGTTCTGAGCTATGCAATGCTGAAACACGTGTATGGATTTGATTGTGGAAAAATACTTCCCATTAGTTCAGTACTCTTTAGGAGCAGCTGTTGGTTGTTTCCATGTGCCCTTAGTTTTGTTACTTTGGGACTTTGAGTCATTAGTTTGGGAGATGAGTTTAGAACGGTTTTAGATGTTCTACGCCGACGTGGTTGCCAATCAGTGTTTATCTTTCTTGTGTTTGGAATCAGCGGTTAAATTAGCCCTAGTGTTTTTTTATGGTAGTAGTTGAGAGTTAGGACCTGACATTTTTTGTTATGATATGTGCAATGCGATGAACATCAAATAAAAGTGTATTTATTGGATGGATCAGCTGTTGGTTGTTTCCATGTGCCCTTAGTTTAGTTACTTTGGGACTTTGAGTCTTTTAGTTTGGAagatgagtttataatggttttaGATGTTCTGCGACAAGGTGGTTGCCAAGCaatgtttttctttcttttgttcgGCAACGACCTCAACTGTGTTTGAGTGATTCCACGGGTCGAATTAGCCTCAGTGTTTTGATGGCACTACTTGAGAGTTAGGACCTGACATCTTTTGTTATGATTTATGCATTGCCATGAATATCCAATCTGTATATATTGGAGGGATATGTATTATCGTATTTGAGAAGAGTTCTATACCTCTGCTCCTGGCTAGTCTCTTGTTATAAACATCAGTGAACAGAGCATAGTTACCACACCTCGTGTCATCAAAATGGTTGATTGAATAATTTTAGCTGTGCTATTCTACCTCAGATTGCAGTAACTTTCATGTCCTTGTATTGTCTATAAACTTaacaattactccctccgtaaagaaatataagagcgtttagatcactcaaATAGTTATCTAAacacttatatttctttacaaaggaagTATAGACTAATAAAAATGTATGCCTTTGTTTTCACCTAGGGTTGGGGGTCATGGAGAAGTTGCTCCAGGGTGTGCTAGCACGTTTGACAAATATGAATGCGCATACATAGCTCAAGAGGTGAATGATTCTTTGGATGATGTTTCCAGGAGTGTATCAAATGAAGAATCGGTGAAGGGCACATCCAGCAAAGATGATGCTGAGGACTCAAAGACCTCTGGTAGCAATGGTGAGGATGCTGCTCCATCTTCGGAGAAAGGTGATTCTCAAGAAGGTACTGTATTATCATTGTCCCTTTCTTTGGACCAGCAGTGCTGCCAGGGCTGCACAACTGCGTGGTGAAATACTTTATTTTCTTTGAAGTTTGCATTGCTCTCCCAAGATTTCGCATGAAATTTAACTtctatggaatagtttcacaattaactTTTGGGATCAACCGGGCCCACAATTTTAAAGAGGCACTGCCACTGCCCCCAATTAGTCATATACTCCCACAGAAAAATGGCCATGTAATCCTGCATATGCAAACTACTAGTAATCTTGCTTGGGGCTTGGAAGGAGAACTGTTTGCTATTTGTACTTATCTATTGAATTCTCATCCACATTCCTTGGAAGACTGTTTAATCAATGCAGTTTTGCTAATAGATAGTAGATGATGTTTCTGAAAGCAGAAAATGCTTTCATTTCTCAAAAAAACTTGTGCCATGGGTTGACCATATCTTGAACTTGTGTCTGGTGCAACATGTCAGCCATTTGCCTTCTAAATTTATATACATATGTTTTATTATCTTTCTTACCTATACACTTGGAATAGCAATGCCAGTTTGAACATCTATGCATCTATCTAAATAGTGTACTCGCAGAAGGTAGATTTACTACATAAGATCTCCTCTTTTAAATCATGTCTTACATAAGTTATGCAATAATGTGATTAGTTGGTGTTAAACGAACCAATCTATTATCATCATCATGCTATAGTGATTAAGCTGGACCACTTAATCATTTGTATGGATCTCTTCCTGGTGAGTTTTCAATCGTATAATAGAATTGATGGTCATGCATCAATATGTTTTTTACCTCTTAGAGTAAATACGGGTAATAGTTGTTTTTAACAAGAACATTGATATTGTCGTTTACTAGGGGAAACTCAAATGGTAACAACACACGCCTAGACGCACTGTAAATAACCTTGGGGTTGTAGGTAGAGGCTTCAAATGTGGTAATGTCAGGTCTCTGCTGAACCTGTCTGTAAAAAAAGAGACTAGTAACAGATTGTTCACTGTCTGTAAAATGTGGTTCAGCCAGATATTAGGTTCTGAAATTGCCAAGATATGCCCAAGACACGGCATTAGATGTCGCAACTGCATGTTTCATGTTGCCTTGATGGTCAATACTCATCTGTTGATGTGTATACAAGTAGCTTGATACGTGTTGTTGTCATTCAGCATTTGatctgttttcttcttcttttttaccaATGCTATTGCAATGTTTGGCATATTCAGTATGCGGTTGCAATGTTTGCCATGCTCTGAAAAGACTGCCATTGTTCTGCTCTTTTCTGTGATGCGACATTCTTTGCATCAGTCTTGGAGGGTTGCATAAACCATATTGCATGTTCCTGTGCATGTGTGAAATGTTGCTTTTTATGTAAAATTCATATGTACTATATTCTGTCTGACTCAATTTATTCTGCTAGCATCGCATGCCTCTTACAGGAGTTTTGCTTTCTATGTATATATCAGTTGTGCTAACATCTCACTCTGTTGCTATGTGCTGCTAGTGCTAGGCTGATGGTCAGGCCGGATGTTCATCAGTCATCAGCACCTTGAGTAGGATCCTTTTCTTCTCCACAATTGGGAAACACTTTTGTCATGGTATTGTAGTTTAGATTCCAGACTAAATGTAGACAAGAATTAAGGCACCAAATGGGGAGGCTTTGGCACCCTGAAGAAGTGAAATAGCGAATGATGTTCAAGAGCTGGTCTGAAGGATAGTGTCGCAACTAGGATTCTATGATGCAAATTAGCTGCCGAGTGGGGATCAGGGTCAATGATGCCTAACATTGGAGCGGTTCAGGGTCTGTTATGTTGTTCTGTACAACGATGTTTCGATCTTTTGAGAAACATTTCATCTTTGAGAAATAGGATAAACATTATCTACATATTTCATCAGTTTCTGTACTCTGTTTTCCCTATCCATATGAATCCGTGTTTTATACTCTTGGCGGCAGTTCTCTCTTTGTGTTCAGAGCGTATTTGTGAGGGTTTCAACATTACTGGTTACTAGCATGTACTAGTATTTATCTTCAGATCAACATACCAAATTAGTTTTGCTGAAACCAATTGAGCTAGCTGCAGTGTGTCGTGGATCAGAAAACTACACCCTACAGGTGTCGATTTCAGTCAGTGTTATCAACAGATAAACATTTGAGCCAGTGATCGTTTGATAAACATTTTCATCTTATTTTCCTCGGTTAGAAACATTTCATCATCTTCTGGAACAAGGCAGAAACATGTAATCTTTGATAAGTAGGATGAACTATTGTACTGGTGTAAATACTTTTTTTTGTCCTGTTTCTCTCAACCAGAAGATAAAGGAGCTTCATCAGTTCCTTCTTTTTTGTTCTTGATCTGAATCTCTTGATGACACCGAGAAATGAAAATCATGTTATTCAACAAATTGACAAATTTGAgacttttttttgggggggggggggggggggggagcttatCCAACCGTCATACCAGCTATGCTTGCCAAAAAAAAATTATAATGATTGAACCTATCACTCGCCAGCCCGATATTTATGACTCATCCCCCAGCAATATCGAGCCTGTTTTGTATCCCTGATTAATCTCTCCTGCCCCTGACCTCCTCACTCCGCTTCGCCCCCAACGACCTTGCCACCACCGGGCTCACAAAGTCCCTAGCACCCATGGTTTTCTCTGTCACCTTGCCTAGTGCATCGCCTGGTCCCCCGCGCTGGTGCTATGCCCCCTCGTTAATTAGGTGGCTACCGGTGCCATTAGTCGGCTACCCCATCGCCGCCGAGCTTACAAGCTCCCTTGCTGCCCCGGTTCTCCGccaagggacagggcattagtaccgaccctttagtcccggttcaggaaccgggacaaaaggcccttacgaaccgggacaataggcccttttctactagtgcttgtgcGCCGTCTTGGTTTGACAGAGATGCCTTCATGCATGGAGGATAACCCAATTCGCCCCCTCCTCCATCCTCATCTCACACAGGGTTTGATTCCTCTCATCTtgattcattttttattttctgcaatgcgAGTTGATTTATGTCACTTTTGTCTTGTTGAAATATGTGTTCATATCTTGGTTTGTTGAATTTTTGGGGTGTCGATATGTTCTAGCTGATGTGTATTTGATCAGATCCCTACCTAGCTGCAGCATTGTCACTGATCTATTCTAGGCATATGTGTAGGCCTTTGTCAAGGATATAGCATGTGGCTGGGAGATTCACCAGCGGTGGAATCTGTTTCTATTTCATGTTTTTGCAGAAATTTAGTTGATGTAAGCTCACAAAATGCCCTATAGAGTAGATGAGATCCGTTTGTAGATTATACGTGCACCCGGATATCAGTGTCAAGCATGGTATTTTCCATCTTCACTTTTTGTGCTTCCAATACGTCTTGTTTATATAGTTATAGCAAAAAACAGATTTGCTTCAAGCGACCGTGCTTCCTATGGGTGATGGAACTTCAATCTATTTCCATGCTTAGCTTGCCATGTACTGCTGCATGTACCATCATTCATATGTACGGTTGGAATTCAGTTTATTGGCATGCCTGCTTGGTGTACATATTATTTCTTTATAGCGTTAGCATCTATACTACCTGGTGTCTTATGTACAGATACTTCTTCCATAGAATGGAACTTTACTTTCTTGCCATGTTTCCCAGATGTAAAGTACATTGCTTTGAAGCATCCATGATTTTTTACGTACAGATAGAACTGCAATCATGCTTCTTGATTTAGTGTATGTGTTTCCAGTCtttgtatatttttattttattttatttttaaacacCATACTTTATCATATATCTCATCACTTGTATAATTTCCATTTCTTGCATTGTGTAATTAGTCTTTTCATTCTAGTAATAATGCATATATATCCAACTGTTAATCCGCATATATTTAGATTTCATTGCATATATCTCCTCGAGTGATCTCTCTATCGTCGTTCGTAATCCTATGCTTAAGACAATTACCATGATATGATTGCCAATCCATTTCCCGGAGTAAgtaattgtatatgtatatgtatgctTCCATCTTATTTATTATTGCTTCAAAATGCTAAATTCTGTGCTTCTGCGATACATATGTTTTTCCGTACTAGTTCACAAAAAATACCTATCCTTCCATTCAAACCTTTTATTGCTTCAGTTGTAATGATGTTTTGCTTCAAGTAATTTGGACAGCATTGTAAGCACCGTTTGAAGCAACGCCACACTGACTATTTACTTCTTTGAACCGGTGGAAGGAAAACGATATGAAGCTCCTAGTGTGTCATGGGCGCCATGATAAAGTGTGCCTTGAGGAACTGCGCCAAAATACCAGCTCGAGGAAGGAACTGTGCCAAAGGCCAGCTTGAGGGCCGCATTGTCACATCCCATACAGAAGCAAGTAGGGAATCTGGATAgagaggaaagggggaagagaagggaACGCCGGTTCGGGCCTCGTGGGATCACTTTCTCCCATGGGCCTGGTACACCGGTGTTGTGCGGGCCGATATCGTCGGCAGAGCTGCACAACTCGAGGCCCGTAATACGCTTTTCAGTTTTGTTTTTCCATATTTTAGAGCAGCTGAACTACACAGACATAGGCTATTAGGATTAAGATGGATATAAATAAAAGCAGATTATTTCCGTTTAGGATGTCAGTTGCATTCTCCTGAAGCATAGAAACACCACAAGTGATAAGGATTCACTAAGAGCATTAAGATACATGGTTCAAAATACATAGCATGGGAACATCTCGAACAAGAGCAAATAAATTATGCACTTACTCTAAACAAAAGGGCTGAAACACCTAACCATTTAGAACTGCTTCACTTTGGATGCACTCAAATGTGGCATGCAACATATTCTTTAGTTAGTACCCTAAGAGCACCTACCGATGCCCTCTAACTTCTCTGACCAAATGGCTCTGCGTCTGAACCTCTGCATCGCCTTCTCAATGTTGACAAAAGGTCTATTCCTGATTTGATCCATGTCATTTTCTCCAGAGGAGACATTCGGCGGTGTCACATGGCACATATGATTAGAGAAGGAAGGAATTCATAGAAGCGATCTTCCAATTATCATCAAGATGGATTCCATCGTTGCAGTCAAGCTTATTCACGAGGAGGAAGTAGATAGATCGATCTTTTCCTCTCTTATAAAAGAAATTAGACATCTTATGTGTCTTCATGATTCTTGTATTATTCATGTAACTCGCTCATAAAGTAGGGTTAGCGATAGCCTAGCTAAATTTGCTCATACTGAAGGGAGAACCATGACTTGGATCGGTTTTGGCCTTCTTGATTCTCTATAGCTGGTTGCTGATGATTATAAGGGCTTGGTGAGTTGAGTAATACAATTTTTTCActcataaaaaagaaaaagaaaaagagaaggaatTCACGAACCTTGCTAAAAAGAATGAGCCCCTAGCATTTCAGTTCTCGGGCGGAAGCAATTTGCTTGGCTTTATATCCATCCCAGGGTATCATTTCTAATACATATGTTGGACAAGCTCGTACACATTGAGTGCATCATATACATTTATCATAAATTTTGCTTTTCCATTATTCTTTGGTGCAGTTGCGTAATCCACACTATTCCCTCTTCACGTACGGTTACCCGATGGTATGTTGTTATATGTAGCCACTATTAGTTGATGGTTCAAAAATAGATCTTCTTGTTTCATCCTCTTCATCCCATTGTAATTGCAGTCTCTGACTTCTATTTTAGACCGTGGCTTTGATATGTTCAATAGCCTCCATAGAAGTAGTGTATTTTGACATAGCCTCAACATAGGTTAGTGGTAATGAATTTTCCCTTTAAGAAGAAACAAAATAATTTTATAATGTGTAGAACAAGCATACAATTGTAGAATTTTCGTAAAAAATAAGTTTTCTAAGGAAAATGAATTGGCggaattggtattaccctttaagaagaaagaaagtgaaataaaaactaaaaaattaaaataatgaaaTTTTTAAGCAAGAGTGAACTATTGGCATCGGTATTACCCCTTAAGaagacagaaaagcaaaaaaagaaaaaatttgcGTATATTTGAAAAAATGcgatttttataatatgcaagcataagcatataatagtgaaatTTCGCAAAAAAATATTCTAAAGAAGGAATGctttagtggcattggtattacacaATCAAAATAATGTAGTTTCCTAAAGAAGaataaattagtggcattggtattatcctttaagaaaaaataaaaataaaaaatagaacaaGCAACGATGAACTTGCACACAATATTCACAAAAAatatgttatttgaaaatattcaaGAACAAACAAATAACAATGGAATTTTTGCAAAAACCATTCCTAAGAtggaatgaattagtgacattcGTTTTGTCCTTGAAAACGAAATAATGACtaaaaaatcaaaataattcaCAATGATATAGTAGTTAGTACCCTTATAAGAAGAAGGATAACTATTTTCTCTAAAAAATAGAAACTTGCACACAACTTCGTTCTAAAACTGCATTTTTTGTAGTGTGCAAACAATAATCATATAATAGTGTATTTTTCGTACATATGTGCATAGTATTTATGTATATGCATTTACACTCACCCAACATGCCCAAAGTACCCACAAAAAAAACAAGGAACAAA from Triticum aestivum cultivar Chinese Spring chromosome 4A, IWGSC CS RefSeq v2.1, whole genome shotgun sequence harbors:
- the LOC123087830 gene encoding uncharacterized protein isoform X1, with the protein product MAEPPRHRTSPPALPHELVEEILLRLPHDDPACLLRASFACKAWGRAVSQPDFRGRFIKEHQHRPLPLIGFLHNWEDERVPRFFSTIASPFSLPAPDRASWLALDCRHGRALFLSESEGSGAQQLLVWDLNTGVQRRIPVPPLHSSYVYRTAAVLCPADGCDHRDCNGGPFRVVFVFTMVRCVLMWPGVTSVCVYSSETGTWSGELGKISHQFHALTFTCHSSLLLGRSLLYFMSDGGFILEYDLASNVLTGFETPYNSNKQIFNLMVAEDGGIGVSEGFSSHLKLWSREESDAQWVLSRVIHLQNSLPPAALVDAEAELMVLGFAEGVNVIFVNTVAGLFTIELQSERVKKVCDDHGFCNLIPVVSFYTPVDRLEYQDLLPSIPSENVGDEEGGEEEKTVDEAQQLLDKGSNTIKEGGFVDAVERVSHDLNARVGGHGEVAPGCASTFDKYECAYIAQEVNDSLDDVSRSVSNEESVKGTSSKDDAEDSKTSGSNGEDAAPSSEKGDSQEGTVLSLSLSLDQQCCQGCTTAW
- the LOC123087830 gene encoding uncharacterized protein isoform X2, which translates into the protein MAEPPRHRTSPPALPHELVEEILLRLPHDDPACLLRASFACKAWGRAVSQPDFRGRFIKEHQHRPLPLIGFLHNWEDERVPRFFSTIASPFSLPAPDRASWLALDCRHGRALFLSESEGSGAQQLLVWDLNTGVQRRIPVPPLHSSYVYRTAAVLCPADGCDHRDCNGGPFRVVFVFTMVRCVLMWPGVTSVCVYSSETGTWSGELGKISHQFHALTFTCHSSLLLGRSLLYFMSDGGFILEYDLASNVLTGFETPYNSNKQIFNLMVAEDGGIGVSEGFSSHLKLWSREESDAQWVLSRVIHLQNSLPPAALVDAEAELMVLGFAEGVNVIFVNTVAGLFTIELQSERVKKVCDDHGFCNLIPVVSFYTPVDRLEYQDLLPSIPSENVGDEEGGEEEKTVDEAQQLLDKGSNTIKEGGFVDAVERVSHDLNARVGGHGEVAPGCASTFDKYECAYIAQEVNDSLDDVSRSVSNEESVKGTSSKDDAEDSKTSGSNGEDAAPSSEKGDSQEVLG
- the LOC123087830 gene encoding uncharacterized protein isoform X4, which translates into the protein MAEPPRHRTSPPALPHELVEEILLRLPHDDPACLLRASFACKAWGRAVSQPDFRGRFIKEHQHRPLPLIGFLHNWEDERVPRFFSTIASPFSLPAPDRASWLALDCRHGRALFLSESEGSGAQQLLVWDLNTGVQRRIPVPPLHSSYVYRTAAVLCPADGCDHRDCNGGPFRVVFVFTMVRCVLMWPGVTSVCVYSSETGTWSGELGKISHQFHALTFTCHSSLLLGRSLLYFMSDGGFILEYDLASNVLTGFETPYNSNKQIFNLMVAEDGGIGVSEGFSSHLKLWSREESDAQWVLSRVIHLQNSLPPAALVDAEAELMVLGFAEGVNVIFVNTVAGLFTIELQSERVKKVCDDHGFCNLIPVVSFYTPVDRLEYQDLLPSIPSENVGDEEGGEEEKTVDEAQQLLDKGSNTIKEGGFVDAVERVSHDLNARSVSNEESVKGTSSKDDAEDSKTSGSNGEDAAPSSEKGDSQEGTVLSLSLSLDQQCCQGCTTAW
- the LOC123087830 gene encoding uncharacterized protein isoform X5, giving the protein MAEPPRHRTSPPALPHELVEEILLRLPHDDPACLLRASFACKAWGRAVSQPDFRGRFIKEHQHRPLPLIGFLHNWEDERVPRFFSTIASPFSLPAPDRASWLALDCRHGRALFLSESEGSGAQQLLVWDLNTGVQRRIPVPPLHSSYVYRTAAVLCPADGCDHRDCNGGPFRVVFVFTMVRCVLMWPGVTSVCVYSSETGTWSGELGKISHQFHALTFTCHSSLLLGRSLLYFMSDGGFILEYDLASNVLTGFETPYNSNKQIFNLMVAEDGGIGVSEGFSSHLKLWSREESDAQWVLSRVIHLQNSLPPAALVDAEAELMVLGFAEGVNVIFVNTVAGLFTIELQSERVKKVCDDHGFCNLIPVVSFYTPVDRLEYQDLLPSIPSENVGDEEGGEEEKTVDEAQQLLDKGSNTIKEGGFVDAVERVSHDLNARSVSNEESVKGTSSKDDAEDSKTSGSNGEDAAPSSEKGDSQEVLG
- the LOC123087830 gene encoding uncharacterized protein isoform X3 → MAEPPRHRTSPPALPHELVEEILLRLPHDDPACLLRASFACKAWGRAVSQPDFRGRFIKEHQHRPLPLIGFLHNWEDERVPRFFSTIASPFSLPAPDRASWLALDCRHGRALFLSESEGSGAQQLLVWDLNTGVQRRIPVPPLHSSYVYRTAAVLCPADGCDHRDCNGGPFRVVFVFTMVRCVLMWPGVTSVCVYSSETGTWSGELGKISHQFHALTFTCHSSLLLGRSLLYFMSDGGFILEYDLASNVLTGFETPYNSNKQIFNLMVAEDGGIGVSEGFSSHLKLWSREESDAQWVLSRVIHLQNSLPPAALVDAEAELMVLGFAEGVNVIFVNTVAGLFTIELQSERVKKVCDDHGFCNLIPVVSFYTPVDRLEYQDLLPSIPSENVGDEEGGEEEKTVDEAQQLLDKGSNTIKEGGFVDAVERVSHDLNARVGGHGEVAPGCASTFDKYECAYIAQEVNDSLDDVSRSVSNEESVKGTSSKDDAEDSKTSGSNGEDAAPSSEKVLG
- the LOC123087830 gene encoding uncharacterized protein isoform X6; this encodes MAEPPRHRTSPPALPHELVEEILLRLPHDDPACLLRASFACKAWGRAVSQPDFRGRFIKEHQHRPLPLIGFLHNWEDERVPRFFSTIASPFSLPAPDRASWLALDCRHGRALFLSESEGSGAQQLLVWDLNTGVQRRIPVPPLHSSYVYRTAAVLCPADGCDHRDCNGGPFRVVFVFTMVRCVLMWPGVTSVCVYSSETGTWSGELGKISHQFHALTFTCHSSLLLGRSLLYFMSDGGFILEYDLASNVLTGFETPYNSNKQIFNLMVAEDGGIGVSEGFSSHLKLWSREESDAQWVLSRVIHLQNSLPPAALVDAEAELMVLGFAEGVNVIFVNTVAGLFTIELQSERVKKVCDDHGFCNLIPVVSFYTPVDRLEYQDLLPSIPSENVGDEEGGEEEKTVDEAQQLLDKGSNTIKEGGFVDAVERVSHDLNARSVSNEESVKGTSSKDDAEDSKTSGSNGEDAAPSSEKVLG